From Pseudomonadota bacterium, one genomic window encodes:
- a CDS encoding transporter substrate-binding domain-containing protein, whose product MNRYIRLLFIFLLVAVGCLYADAASPSDPKNPPKTIKVVMDNNYPPYVFLDGKGNLQGILIDQWRLWELKTGIKADISGMDWGKALSRMGAGEFDVIDTIFFNERRAQIYDFTKPYAKLDVSIFFHKNISGISDADSLQGFVVAVKSGDNAIDHLRGKGISLFQEYPSYEAIIRAAKEQKVMVTVIDNPPALYFLYKMGILDQFRYSAPLYTGEFHRAVKKGNTAILKSVEEGFSQISESEYQAINRKWFGTETSVFHPYLRHIGTGLGALIVIVLFLIVWNRTLRKKVRERTMRLEEEIALNIKKTEALQESEEKYRELVENANSIILRMDKEGRITFFNEFAQRFFGFLKEDIIGRNVVGTIVPEQETTGRDLVAMIADIGRNPDMYVTNENENMRSNGERVWIAWTNKPIFDQNGDVSEILCVGNDITERKRLEAQLIQSQKMEAIGTLAGGIAHDFNNLLMGIQGYASIMMLELDTSHPNYERLKRIEEQVQSAADLTKQLLGFARGGRYEMPSLNINNILRKSSSMFGRTKKELTIHGKYEKDLAAVEADQGQIEQVLLNLYVNAWHAMPTGGELYLETKNVTLDENYTALHGVPSGNYVKISVTDTGVGMDEKTRKRIFDPFFTTKEMGRGTGLGLAMAYGIMKGHKGFINVYGEPGHGTTFTLYLPASEKKALEEKPAAPDVLRGTETILLVDDEPSVLAVSKEILESFGYTVHGMRSGQEAIAFYKEKKDDISLIILDMIMPGLSGNETFDRIRELNPSARIILSSGYSLNGQAQQIMNKGCHGFIQKPFSIAHISRKIREVLEK is encoded by the coding sequence ATGAACAGATATATCCGCTTATTGTTTATTTTCTTGCTGGTCGCGGTCGGATGTTTGTATGCCGATGCAGCCTCACCGTCAGACCCGAAAAATCCTCCCAAAACAATTAAAGTCGTCATGGACAACAACTACCCGCCCTACGTCTTCCTTGACGGTAAAGGAAACCTGCAGGGCATCCTGATAGACCAGTGGCGATTATGGGAACTGAAAACAGGCATTAAAGCAGACATTTCCGGTATGGATTGGGGTAAGGCTCTGAGCCGTATGGGGGCGGGAGAGTTCGACGTGATCGACACCATTTTCTTCAATGAACGTCGCGCACAAATATACGACTTCACAAAACCCTACGCAAAATTAGATGTCTCGATATTTTTCCATAAGAACATCTCCGGTATTTCCGATGCAGATTCACTTCAGGGCTTTGTCGTCGCTGTCAAGAGCGGCGACAATGCGATTGATCATCTAAGGGGAAAAGGGATCAGCCTCTTTCAGGAGTACCCTTCCTATGAGGCTATCATCAGGGCCGCAAAAGAGCAAAAAGTAATGGTAACCGTTATTGACAACCCTCCAGCCCTCTACTTTCTTTACAAAATGGGTATTCTGGATCAGTTCCGTTACTCGGCACCCTTATATACAGGGGAGTTCCATCGGGCTGTTAAGAAGGGCAATACGGCTATTTTGAAATCAGTAGAAGAAGGGTTTTCGCAGATTTCCGAAAGCGAGTACCAGGCCATTAACCGCAAGTGGTTCGGTACCGAAACGAGTGTATTTCATCCCTACCTTCGCCATATTGGAACAGGCCTGGGGGCCCTCATTGTTATTGTATTGTTCCTGATTGTATGGAACCGTACCCTCCGCAAGAAGGTCCGTGAGAGGACCATGAGATTGGAGGAGGAGATAGCTCTGAATATCAAAAAGACCGAGGCACTGCAGGAAAGCGAAGAGAAATATCGGGAACTGGTGGAAAATGCAAACAGCATTATCCTGCGAATGGACAAGGAAGGTCGGATAACTTTCTTCAACGAATTCGCACAGCGATTTTTCGGATTCCTGAAAGAAGACATCATCGGGCGGAACGTTGTCGGTACGATTGTACCGGAACAAGAGACCACCGGTCGTGATCTTGTTGCCATGATAGCCGATATCGGCCGCAACCCCGATATGTATGTCACCAATGAAAATGAGAACATGCGTAGCAACGGGGAACGCGTCTGGATTGCCTGGACCAATAAACCGATCTTTGACCAGAACGGTGATGTCAGCGAGATTCTGTGCGTCGGTAACGATATCACCGAGCGTAAACGTCTTGAGGCCCAGCTTATCCAGTCCCAGAAGATGGAAGCAATCGGCACCCTTGCCGGAGGCATTGCCCATGACTTCAACAACCTCCTCATGGGGATTCAGGGGTACGCTTCCATTATGATGTTGGAACTCGATACATCCCACCCCAACTATGAGCGGCTCAAACGGATCGAGGAACAGGTCCAGAGTGCTGCGGATCTCACAAAGCAGCTCCTGGGCTTTGCCCGAGGCGGCAGGTACGAGATGCCGTCTCTAAACATAAACAATATCCTCAGGAAGAGCTCTTCCATGTTCGGCAGAACAAAGAAAGAGCTTACCATCCACGGAAAATACGAGAAGGATCTCGCGGCGGTTGAAGCGGATCAGGGCCAAATCGAGCAGGTCCTCCTCAACCTCTATGTGAATGCCTGGCATGCCATGCCCACGGGGGGAGAACTCTACCTTGAGACCAAAAACGTTACTCTTGATGAGAACTATACAGCGCTCCATGGTGTGCCTTCCGGGAATTACGTCAAGATCTCCGTCACTGATACCGGCGTAGGCATGGACGAAAAGACAAGAAAGCGAATCTTTGACCCTTTCTTTACTACAAAGGAAATGGGGCGAGGAACGGGATTGGGGCTTGCCATGGCCTACGGAATCATGAAGGGGCATAAGGGCTTCATCAATGTCTACGGTGAACCCGGCCACGGTACCACCTTTACCCTCTACCTTCCTGCATCAGAGAAAAAGGCCCTTGAAGAGAAACCCGCCGCCCCGGATGTACTCAGGGGTACCGAAACCATTCTCCTTGTGGATGATGAGCCGAGTGTCCTTGCAGTGAGCAAAGAGATCCTTGAATCTTTCGGGTATACCGTACATGGCATGAGAAGTGGACAGGAGGCAATCGCTTTTTATAAAGAAAAGAAAGACGATATCTCCCTTATAATCCTTGACATGATCATGCCGGGACTTTCGGGGAATGAAACCTTTGACCGTATCAGGGAACTGAACCCTTCAGCGAGGATAATCCTCAGCAGCGGCTACAGCCTGAACGGTCAGGCACAGCAGATTATGAATAAAGGATGCCACGGATTTATCCAGAAGCCTTTCAGTATAGCCCATATTTCCAGGAAGATCCGGGAGGTATTGGAAAAGTAG
- a CDS encoding PAS domain S-box protein: protein MKDTSKTNPELIEEISFLKQRIKELEQSESGRKQVEEALRESEEKYRSLFDNAVEGIFQTTSEGRFISANPALAKLFKYDSPQEYMEQITDIGRQHYVNPEDRETYKNTLEAEGVIKGLEVQLLNKDGNTVWASISAHAVRDNKGTVMYYAGTVEDITTRRQAEEEIIGGREKLKTLSDNAPFGMALVDKEGRFTYINARFTKLFGYDLSDIPDGRAW from the coding sequence ATGAAAGATACATCAAAGACAAATCCGGAATTGATCGAAGAGATATCCTTCTTAAAACAGAGAATCAAAGAGCTGGAACAATCGGAATCAGGCCGCAAGCAGGTGGAGGAGGCACTGCGGGAGAGCGAAGAAAAGTACCGCTCCCTCTTTGATAATGCTGTAGAAGGCATCTTCCAGACCACATCGGAGGGAAGATTCATCTCCGCAAATCCTGCCCTGGCAAAGCTCTTCAAATATGACTCCCCGCAGGAATACATGGAGCAGATCACTGATATCGGCAGACAGCATTATGTGAATCCGGAAGATCGCGAAACATACAAAAACACCCTTGAAGCGGAAGGGGTCATCAAAGGGCTTGAGGTACAACTCCTCAACAAAGACGGAAACACTGTATGGGCATCCATAAGTGCCCATGCGGTAAGGGATAATAAAGGCACGGTCATGTACTATGCAGGAACCGTGGAGGACATAACCACCCGCAGGCAGGCCGAGGAAGAGATCATCGGGGGGAGAGAGAAACTAAAAACCCTCTCGGACAATGCCCCCTTCGGGATGGCTCTCGTCGATAAGGAGGGTCGTTTTACCTATATCAACGCCAGGTTCACAAAGCTGTTCGGGTATGATCTGTCTGATATCCCCGACGGCAGGGCATGG